A single Ciona intestinalis chromosome 12, KH, whole genome shotgun sequence DNA region contains:
- the LOC113474737 gene encoding complement receptor type 1-like: MTPLILQECAPSDPNQKWVCDPSNPGRVHPLHSSLYINIGDTDSNRAVAYRYSDPGSILFSHLWKARNALNKLSLLSICALHTNKCPAFVTPPHSSAVPDICDGKTLINVNTVCTVTCDPGYMFTAHRSDSLTYTCESDKQWTYHATAVCSKPCPAPSPSPNLVFDPPACGDGFATFKDTCIFQCDPGYDKIGSSFAICGADGLWSTSPPFCTRICPHLPPTSAHPSANQTIYATPENCDYDNDKYGSVVTVGTQCKHVCPPPYLPHTSLIRTCMADKTFDRSVPECYIPVSVGLAYNPLLCPEPPPHPQALGFLIEVASCTLPDNTVRQCAWYGCTAEYMIPTDNAIHCLANIYTWPDPPTCKRRCRAISPQCAEMSEGDVCAIECPVSQLLSHGNGRLVCNADGTWSDNMPYCVQKPQFWITNILRSNMSKFCLFHSSRISVDPYLRLKDCSLASKFDPDYLWSWDGMWSLRHKSSSYCLSVQSIAHGARLILSECNPPQQLQQWKGSGDPHHPYRIQLKSNEKYIWKSGFGTTGPILIHTDSLLYHHPTLGVAHSLSWVSFNESETYKALHAMHYTGNACPPLASVVSPGGRLLPHSCTDDWSPINQVCTFECGEGYAKDYFTPTKTTCLKTGVWSAINFDCDRACPDLSPPFRGQISGCGDGVKTVGTSCDVSCEYGHELVGSTTRVCQWDGRWSGTDAECDVPCPTSPPVANSELLPPECATHPGTLLAGAVCNYECLEGYQVEENPGVTKLSRMCFQNGTWSSPAPVCVRVCPPQTDPPNGRRH, from the exons ATGACCCCGCTAATCCTCCAAGAATGTGCCCCTTCTGACCCCAATCAAAAATGGGTATGTGACCCCTCTAACCCTGGACGAGTTCACCCATTGCATTcttcattatatattaatattgggGACACAGACTCCAATCGTGCTGTTGCTTACCGTTACTCTGATCCAGGCTCAATACTGTTCTCACACCTTTGGAAAGCACGGAACGCTCTGAACAAACTTAGCTTATTATCCATATGCGCATTACACACAAACAA ATGCCCAGCTTTTGTTACACCACCTCATTCCAGTGCCGTGCCAGATATATGTGATGGTAAAACCTTGATAAATGTGAACACAGTATGCACAGTTACGTGCGACCCAGGGTACATGTTCACTGCACATAGAAGTGATTCACTAACATACACATGCGAGTCTGACAAGCAGTGGACATACCATG CCACAGCAGTATGCAGTAAGCCATGCCCTGCCCCAAGTCCAAGTCCCAATTTAGTATTTGACCCACCAGCGTGTGGGGATGGGTTTGCAACTTTCAAAGATACCTGTATCTTTCAATGCGACCCGGGATACGACAAAATAG GCTCCAGTTTTGCGATTTGTGGGGCTGATGGTCTCTGGTCCACCAGCCCCCCTTTTTGTACCCGGATTTGCCCCCATTTACCCCCTACCAGTGCTCACCCATCTGCGAACCAAACTATCTACGCAACTCCTGAAAACTGTGACTACGATAATGATAAATATGGTTCTGTTGTAACTGTTGGCACCCAATGTAAACATGTAtgccccccaccctacttgcCGCATACTTCACTCATAAGGACTTGCATGGCTGATAAGACCTTTGATCGTTCTGTGCCAGAGTGTTACATACCTGTCTCCGTTGGTCTTGCTTACAA CCCCTTATTGTGCCCTGAACCCCCTCCCCACCCGCAAGCACTTGGATTCCTCATTGAAGTCGCCTCATGCACCCTGCCCGACAACACTGTACGACAGTGTGCATG GTATGGTTGTACTGCTGAATACATGATTCCAACAGACAATGCAATTCACTGCTTGgctaatatatatacttggcCAGATCCCCCTACCTGTAAAA gGCGATGTCGTGCCATAAGTCCTCAATGTGCGGAAATGTCCGAGGGTGATGTGTGTGCCATCGAGTGTCCAGTGAGTCAATTGTTGTCGCACGGTAACGGTCGTCTTGTTTGTAATGCTGATGGAACATGGAGTGACAATATGCCTTACTGCGTTC AAAAGCCTCAATTTTGGATTACCAACATCCTCCGATCGAACATGAGCAAGTTCTGTCTTTTCCACTCTTCCCGTATCAGTGTTGATCCCTACCTCCGACTAAAAGACTGCTCCCTAGCATCCAAGTTTGATCCTGATTATCTTTGGTCTTGGGATGGGATGTGGTCACTCCGTCATAAATCCAGCAGTTACTGTTTATCTGTACAATCTATTGCACATGGAGCAAG actTATCCTGAGTGAATGCAACCCACCGCAACAACTCCAACAATGGAAAGGTTCAGGTGATCCACATCATCCTTATCGTATTCAGTTGAAATCTAATGAAAAATACATATGGAAATCAG GCTTTGGCACAACTGGTCCTATCCTTATTCACACTGATTCATTACTATACCACCACCCAACACTGGGTGTTGCCCATTCTTTATCATGGGTATCCTTTAATGAGAGTGAAACATACAAGGCACTCCACGCCATGCATTATACTGGTAATGCATGCCCACCTCTTGCCTCTGTGGTTTCTCCAGGTGGAAGACTATTACCACACTCCTGTACCGATGATTGGTCACCAATA AACCAGGTATGTACATTTGAATGTGGGGAAGGCTATGCTAAAGATTACTTTACACCTACCAAAACAACATGCTTGAAAACTGGTGTTTGGTCAGCCATCAATTTTGACTGTGACCGGGCATGTCCAGACTTGTCCCCTCCATTTCGTGGTCAAATCAG tGGTTGTGGTGATGGTGTGAAAACTGTTGGCACATCATGTGATGTTTCATGTGAATATGGTCATGAACTGGTGGGTAGCACGACAAGGGTTTGTCAATGGGATGGGAGATGGTCTGGAACGGATGCTGAATGCGATG TGCCTTGTCCTACATCGCCACCTGTTGCCAACTCTGAACTTTTACCACCGGAGTGCGCCACACACCCCGGAACCCTCCTCGCTGGGGCCGTGTGTAACTACGAGTGCTTAGAGGGATACCAAGTGGAGGAAAACCCAGGCGTGACGAAACTATCGCGAATGTGTTTTCAGAACGGAACGTGGTCTTCACCTGCACCAGTATGCGTGAGAGTGTGCCCACCACAAACAGACCCTCCAAATGGCAGG cgtcactaa